DNA from Aliarcobacter skirrowii CCUG 10374:
AGAGCTTGAACTTCCACAACCAAATGTAACAAGGTTATTAAAAAGTAAAATGGGAACAGATATAGCAAAAACAACTTATGCTCATCTAATAAATAGTGCAGTTAGATTAAGACCTGATAGAATTATTTTAGGTGAGTTAGATATTGACAACACTTTACCTTTTCTAAGAGTTTTAAATACTGGACATGGAGGAAGTATGGCTACACTTCATGCAGATAGTGTAGATAAATCAATTGAAGCACTAATTATGAATATTTCATTAGCTGGAGCTGGAGGAAATGAAAGAGCTATAGAGAAATATATCTTAAATGCTCTTGATATTATTGTTCATCTAAAAAGAATAGATAGAGTTACATATAAAGCAACTTTAAAGGAGTTAAACTAATATGAAAATATTATTATCAATCATAGCAATAATGTTTTTGATGATTGCCATATTATTTTTTGGATTATATCATCAATTTGGAAGTATAAACAATATTCCAAATTTTGAAACAATACTATATCTTTTAAAATCACAACATCCAAAATATCCAGATTCTATTATGATATTAACTGTATATATTATTGCAACTATATTTTTACCTATACTATTTATTGTTAGTTTATTTAAATATAAACATAATAATGAATATGGATATGCAAGATATGCAACTTTTGATGATATAAAAAAATTCAAATTAAATTCAAAAAGCGGGATAATATTGGGTCAAAGAGGAACTAGACTTTTAAGAAGTCAAGAGCCTCTAAGTACACTTTGTGTTGCTCCTCCAGGAACTGGAAAATCTGCTGGTTTTACTATTCCAAATGCTTTAGCTTATGAGCAATCACTATTTGTTCTTGATATAAAAGGTGAGATTAGTGAAAAAACAGCTGCTTATAGAAGTAACTTTTCAAAAATAATTATTTTTGATCCAGCAAATAAAGAAAATAAAACTGGTTTTAATCCATTTGATAAGAGCATTATAAAAAACTTTGATCAAAATGAAATAAATCAACATGTTCTTCAAATTGCTGAATTGATTTTTCAAAATAGCAAAGTTTCAAATTCAGATATGAGCCATTGGTATTTAGAATCTAAAAATCTTTTTGTTTTCATAGCTATTTATTTGATATTTATTTCACAAAAAAGCAATACTTTAATCTCTATTCCAGGAATAAGAAGCTTTGCTCTTTCTAGTCAAAATCTCAAAGAACATATTTTTGAAATTTTGGAAGAAAATCAAGATTTACCACAACTTGCAAGAGAATTAGGAAATGCTTTAATTCAAAAAGCAGAAAAAGAGTTTTCTGGTCTTTTTTCAACTTTTCAAACAAAACTACTTGTTTTCCAAGATGATTATGTTGCTAAATCTTTCTCTTTTAATTCATTTACTCCAGAACAATTTAGAGAAGAAAATATATCTTTTTATTTTAAAATTAAAGAAATAGATGCTGAAAGATTAGCACCTTTAGTAAGATTAACTTTAGATTTTTTTGTAAAAACATTACTAAAAAAAGAGAAGAAAAAAGATGATTTAAACATATTATTTTTACTAGATGAATTTCCAAGATTTGGAAGTATCCCAATATTATTAAAACTTCCAGCTATTGGAAGAAGTTATGGTTTACTAGCTATGTTTTTCTTTCAATCAAATGGACAAATAGCTGAAATATATCAAAGGCATGGAATGGAAGAACTAGATGCTACAACAGCTTATAAAATCATTTTAACACAAAATGAAGCTCAAACTGCAAAATCATTTTCTGATAGCATAGGAAACACAACTAGATTAATTAAAAAAGGTACAAGTAAAAGTAAAAATAATGATTTCTTTAGTTCTAATAGTGGTTCAAGCTCATCAAATGAAAATTTAGAAGGAGTTCCTCTTATAAGAACTGATGAACTATTATCTTTACCATTTGGTGAAATAATAGTATTAGTGCAAGGTTTTAGAAATATACCTATAAAAGCTAAAACACCATTTTGGTTTAAAAATCCACAAATGCTTGAAGCTGTAGAAAAGATATAATAATAAAAAATATTGACAACTATTTTTAATTCTTGTATAATTTCACCGTTAAGAGAATGTAAAAATAACTTAAGTGGGCTGATAATCCACGAAGTCGTGTAAAGGTAGAGCTTTTTAGCTTTACCTTTTTTTTTGCGGGTAGTGTAGCAATTTAAAGGGTGGGAGCGACTTTAAAAGGGGTTACCTTGCATTCTCTTATAGTGGTAATAGTTTTAATATGTATAGTATTTATTACTAGAGCATATTAATAAAAAGGATAGGACTTATCACCCTATCCTGTTACCACTACTTATAAAATCAATTTTTCCTCTTTTTTAGTAGCTTATCTAAAGTTTTAATAATCTCATTATTTTGTTTTATAAGATATTTTACTTCTGGAATTAAATTCTCTCTATTTGACAAATCTCTTTCTATCCATTTGCTTGGGTGTTCTCCACTATTATAAGCTTTAAGAGTTTGATTTATATTTGAAGTTAAATTTGCAACTGCTTGTCTAGTTCTTGCTGTATCTAATCTTATTTTACTTAGCTCATCAATTTCAATTTTATAATCTTCAGATAAACTAGATTTTAATCTTTCTCTTGCAAAAGAAGATAAATTTTCATAGCCCTCTTCCAAAGCTTTCTTTGTAAATAATATTTTATCTTCCAAGCTAATTCTAACTTCAATTTTACTGTTTCTAATTTCATTTGGATTTGATTTAATTTGTACGTTATTTAATTGGCTTCTATAATTTTCTGAAAAATCTTTTTTCATTCTAGCTCTGAAAAATTCTGAGAATGTTTTATAGCCCTCTTTTTTTGCAATTTTATATAACTCTTCTTTTTCTTCTAAATCTTCCAATCTTATTTTAATTACAACTTCTTTCATTTTATGCCTTTTTCTTTATTTTAACATATCATTTTTAAAAAAGGATACAAAGTAAGACAATAAACAGTATCCTGCCTCTCTTATTTTCTTTCTTTTTTTTACAAATTGACAAATTTGGAAAAAAAACGGCTCTTTTTGTGGTTGCTGTATCTTTTTTGACGGTTGCTCCTCTTTTTTTTGTGGTTGTTGGTGTTTATTCTATGGTTGCTATCTCTTTTTTTATGGTTGCAGTAGATTTTAAAGTTTATTTAGTTATTTATAATTACTAATTCAATTATAAAGTACGATATAAAATAGTATATATAATTAATTTATATATTTGATAATAGCTGAAATAAATAATTTTATTAAATATAAAGAGACACCTGTAAGGATACCTAAATAATATTTTTTGCGATTTTAGTTAGAGTTTGTTTATGTCAATACCGATATAATAAGGTTTATTTAATGGCGACCCCAGCATGATTCGAACACGCGTCATTAGGAGGAAATCCTAAGGTCCTTGGCCACTAGACGACAGGGTCATAAAAAGAATGTTGATTATATTTTAGTTTCCGTTTTAGTTTGCTTAAAAACTATAAGTTTATGTGCTTTATCTAATCTTTTTTAATCTACTTTTTGATAATTTATAAATTTTTGAAGCATTTGTTTCAAAAAAACCAATTTTATTTATAACTTCAACATCTGCATACTCTTTTGCATATTTATAATCAAAACTCTGCTTTGTTTTATTTGCTGAAGTAGATGATAAAGTTTTAAATTTTTTTATAAAATCATAAAAAGAGGATTCGCAACTAACAACTCTAAAAGATTTTAAATTTGGATAGATAAATGTTGTCTTAGAACTATTTCTAACCATTTTTCTATGATTCTTAGGAACTCTTGTAAACTCTTTTAATCTCTCAAAACTATCAAGAGTTTTTAATATTTTTTGATTTTTATCTCTATTTTTTATTACATTTAACCTCTCATCATCAAGTGATGAGAAGCCAACTGTAGTATCTGTTTGAACTAGATATAATAACCTTGAGTCCATTTTTAGTAGTTTAAAAACTCTTGAATAGATTTTGGAGTTGAAACATCTTTTGTTTTTAACTCTTTAATTGCATCAGTTGCAGCATTTGCAGCAGCCACTGTTGTAAAATATGGAACATTCATTCTTAAAACTGCTCTTCTAATCTCTTTTCCATCATCTTTAGAAGACTCTTGCTCACCACTTGTATTTATAGCCATCGCAATATCACCATTTGTCAATAAATCTGTGATATTTGGTCTTCCTTCACTTACCTTTAATACCTTTTCACAAGCAATTCCAGCTTCAGAGATTATCTTCTCAGTTCCACCAGTTGCACATATTGTAAATCCACTATCAACTAAACTACTTGCAATTTTACTTGCAAACTCTTTATCTAAATCACATAGTGAAATAAACACTTTTCCACTTTTTGGAAGTGAGTTTTTAGCAGCATTTTGAGATTTTGCAAATGCCATTGCAAAATTATCAGCAATACCCATAACTTCACCTGTAGATTTCATTTCAGGACTTAGAAGTAAATCAGCACCTGTTAGTTTATTAAATGGAAAAACTGACTCTTTAACAGCTACATGATCTTTTAATTTTGGTTTTAAAACTTTGTTATCTTCATATACAATCTCTCTATCATAAACTTTAAGAGCATCTCTTAAACTCTCTCCCCACATAACTCTAGTTGCAACTTTTGCAAGAGGAATTCCAGTTGCTTTACTTACAAATGGAACTGTTCTAGACGCTCTTGGATTTACTTCAATTAAATAGATTTGTCCTTTATGAATTGCATATTGAGTATTCATCAAACCAACAACTCCAAGACCTAAAGCCATCTCTTTAGTTTTTGATTCTAATTGTTTAATTAAATCATCACTTATAGAGATTGGAGGAAGTGAACAAGCACTATCACCTGAGTGAATACCAGCTTCTTCGATATGTTGCATAATTCCACCAATATAAACCTCTTTACCATCACTAATACAATCAACATCAAGCTCAATTGCTCTATCTAAAAATTTGTCAATTAAAACAGGAGCATCATTTGAAACTGAAACTGCCTCATCCATATACTGTTTTAGCTCATCCGTAGAGTAAACAATTTTCATTCCTCTTCCACCAAGAACAAATGATGGTCTAACTAACACAGGATATCCAATTTTTTCAGCTATTTGTATAGCTTCATCAATTTTTACAGCTGTTCCATTTTCTGGTTGTAAAAGACCAATTTTTTCAACAAATGCAGAGAATTTTTTTCTATCCTCAGCTAAATCAATTACATCAGCTGTTGTTCCAATAATTTTTGCTCCAGCTTTTGTTAAAGCTTGTGCAAGTTTAAGTGGAGTTTGTCCACCAAAATGAACAATTACACCATCTGGTTGCTCTTTTTCAACTACACTTCTAACATGTTCAAAATCAATTGGTTCAAAGTATAAAACATCTGATGTATCATAATCTGTACTTACAGTTTCAGGATTACAGTTGTACATAATTGTTTTTACACCCATTTCAGCTAATGCAAAACTTGCGTGTACACAACAATAATCAAACTCAATTCCTTGACCAATTCTATTTGGTCCTCCACCAATAATCATAACTTTTTTATCTTTTGATTTTATAGCATCTTTTTTAGGTAGTTTTGTAATATTTGTTGTTGAGTATAGATATTGATTTAGAGCTTTAAACTCTCCTGCGCAAGTATCAACTTCATTGTATTCAAAATCTATATCAAATTTTTTTCTAGCTTGATAAACATCTTCTTCAGTTTTTCCAATTAAAGAGGCAATAAATTTATCACTAAACCCATTTGATTTTGCTCTTCTTAGAAGCTCTTCATTGTTTAAAATATCTGAACTTGCTATCTCTTTTTCTAAATTATAAAGTTCTCTAAATTTAGCTAAGAACCAAGGATCTATTTTTGATAACTCAAATATATCCTCATTTGTTAAACCTTGTCTCATACCATCCATTAGATATAAAAGTCTTTTATCATTTGGTCTTCTAATCTCTTTTTTGATTAACTCTAAATCTGTTGAGACAGTGTCAAATCCACAAAGTCCAGTTTCAAGTGAACACATAGCTTTTAGAATTGATTCATTGAATGTTCTTCCAATAGCCATAACTTCACCTACTGATTTCATAGAAGTTGTTAAAGTTGAGTTTGCTTTTGGGAATTTTTCAAATGTAAATCTTGGAACTTTTGTAACGATATAATCAACTGAAGGCTCAAAACAAGCTAGTGTTCCTGTCATATCATTTTCAATCTCATCAAGTGTAAATCCAACTGCTAAAAGTGTTGATACTTTTGCTATTGGATAACCTGTTGCTTTTGATGCAAGTGCAGAACTTCTAGAAACTCTTGGATTCATCTCAATTACAAGCATTCTTCCTGTTTTTGGACACATAGAGAATTGAACATTTGATCCACCACTATTTACTCCAACTTCTCTTAGAATTGCAAAAGATGCTTCTCTCATTTTTGCATACTCTTTATCTGTAAGTGTAAGCGCAGGTGCAATAGTTATACTATCTCCTGTATGAACTCCCATAGGATCAAGATTTTCAATAGAACAAACAACTATACAGTTATCATTTGTATCTCTAATAATCTCCATCTCATACTCTTTCCAACCTAAAACCGATTCTAAAATCTCAATCTCATTAATAGGAGAAGCATCAAGTCCAGCTTGAGCTAAAACTTTAAACTCTTCCATATTATAAGCAACTCCACTTCCAGCACCTGCAAGTGTAAATGAAGCTCTTGAAATAACAGGGAAACCAATCTCTTTAGCTAATCTCATAGCCTCTTCAAGATTATAAGCATTTTCACTTCTTGGTAAATCAAGACCTATTTTTTTCATAGACTCAGTAAAAAGATGTCTATCTTCACCTTTTTTAATTGCTTCTGGATGAACTCCTAAGAATTGTATACCTTCAAGTAATCCTTTTGAATACATAGATGTAGCAACATTTAATGCTGTTTGACCCCCCATTGTAGGTAAAATAGCATCAATTTTCTCTTTTTTAATGATATTTAAAACAACCTCTTCTGTGATTGGCTCAATATAAGTCTTATCAGCAAACTCTGGGTCTGTCATTATTGTTGCTGGATTTGAGTTTACCAAAACAACTCTATATCCTAACTCTTTTAGAGTCTTTGTCGCTTGTGTTCCAGAGTAATCAAACTCGCACGCCTGTCCTATAACAATTGGTCCTGAACCAATTAACAAAATATTTTTTATATCTTCTCTTTTTGGCATACTTTATCCTTTCGCTGATTTAAAATTTGGCAAGTTTATCCAAAAAGTGCTTAAGTTTTTGTTATGTGAAATGCTTATGTAGTAGTTATTTAGAAGATTAGTTACTGTTTTTTACAGTAAAAACTAATTTTGCCTCTTCTAATAGTTTTTGTGCTAATTCTAACTCTTTTAAACCCTCATTATAAAGTTTAATTGAATCATTTAAAGTAATATCGTTTTTTGTAAGTTGTTCTAAAATCTCTTTTGCTTTTATTATTTTCTCTTCAAAATTTAACGCTTCTTTTTTTTGTTCCACTTTTTAATCCTTTAAAATATCTTTTATATGCTCTTCAAATTTATCAACTTCTACTAAAAATGAGTCATGACCACTTGAACTGTCAACTTCAAGATAAGTTACTTGATCTTTTTTGCCAATTTTTATCATAATATCTTCTATCTCTTTCATCTCACTTGGGAAAAATAGCATATCATCTTTAAAAGATATTAAATGAAGTTTACCCTCAATTTTTGAAAAAGAGTCTTCTAGTTTATCTTTGTTTCTTCCAGCATCAAATATATTTATTGTTTTACAAATATATAAATATGAGAGTGGATCAAAAAACTTTGGAAAACTATAGGAGTTATGTTCAAGATATCTTTCAATCTCAAATCTTCCAAAAAGTTCATAAAGTCCATCTGTACTTACATAATCTCTTCCAAATTTTTTATTAAATAAAGCTGGACTTAAATAAGCTATCAATCCAGCCATTCTTCCAACTGCAAGCCCTACTAATCCTCTTGCTTTTAGATCATCTTTATCATAATTTCCATTTAAAAAACTAGGATCATGTCTTATTGCTTCAATTGCTATTTTATTTAAAGCAACTGCCCAAGGTCTTGTATATGCTGTACAAGCAAGTGCTATGTAATGTTTTGCAAAGTTTGGATGTTCAATACTGTAACATAAAGTTTGCATTCCACCCATACTTCCACCAATTACAGCAATAGCATTTTTAATTCCTAAATGTTTATATAATCTCATTTGAGCATTTACAATATCTGAAATTGTCAAAACTGGAAATTTAAGTCTATACTCTTTTTTGGTAGATGGATTAATACTTAATGGACTTGTTGAACCATAAGAGCTTCCAATATTATTTGAGCATATTACAAAATATTTTTCTGTATCAATTGTTTTACCATCTCCAATAAACTTATCCCACCAACCAGCTTTTGCTTCATTTTCATAACGACCAGCTGCGTGATGACTTCCTGATAATGCATGACAAATAACAATTACATTTGATCTATCTTCATTTAGTGTTCCATAAGTCTCATAGATTATTTCAAACTCTTCAAGTAATCTTCCACTCTCAAGATATAAAGGTTCATTAAACTTCTGCGTTTTTGTCTCTATTTTCAAAATATTTTTCCAAATTTCCATAAATTTAAGGTTAAAGTTTAGCTAAAATAAAATAAAAAAGCCTTTTAAGTGACACTTTTTTTAAATGCTAATAAAAATTTTATATTTTATCAAAGATTATAAGTAAAATTTTATATAATCATAGTCTTAAATTATAAAAAGGATTTTTGTGAATAAAATTGAAGAGCTAAAAAATATTTTAATCGATGGTGTTTTACCTGAATTAAATAGTGAAATAGATGCTTTAGAAAAATTAATTAATAAAAAAAATAGTAAAGATTTAATAGAAGAGCTAAACTATTTAAAAGATGTAAAAAGGTTTTATGATGAAGCTTTAAGGCTTATAAATGAGAATAAATTAAGTGTTCAAGAGGCCCAAAATATACTTCTTGATTTAGAAGATATGGAAGAAGATGAGGGAGATTTATAGTGTTTGATTTAGAGATTTATGAACTAATTTTTATTGGTATGTTTGTTGTTGCCTTTATTTTTGGTTTTATTGCTCAACAAAAACAGTTTTGTTTTAGTGGAAGTATAAAAGATTATTTACAAATAAAATCTACAAAAAGGGCATCTAGTGTTGTTATGGCTATGATTGTTGCAATAATTTCAACTCAACTTTTTGTATATTTTTATGATATTGATTTATCATCTAGTTCATACTTTAAAAACAACATAAACTACTTTGCAATAATTATTGGAGGAGCTTTATTTGGTGCTGGAATGATGATAGCTGATGGATGTAGTAGTAGAAGCATAGTAAAATTTGCACAAGGTGATACAAATGCTTTAATCACTCTCTTATTTATTGCAATTTTTGCATTTGCAAGTACAAGAGGAGTTTTAGCTCAAGGTGTAAACAGTGTTATTAATAATGAATTTTTAATATCAATTTCAAGTTATATAACAAATTTTCAACTGAATATATATTTTGTTTTAATAGTTCTTTTTGCAATTTTACTATTTTTAACAAAAAAGATAAAAAGAGCAATTAGTTTATATGATGGTATGATTATTGGTCTTCTAGTAGGAGTTTCTTGGTTTCTAACAGGATATTTAGCGCTAGAAGATTTTGAGAATACAATTCAAGTTCAAGCTATTAGTTTTGTCTATCCAAGTGCAAAAACTTTAGAGTTTTTTACTTTTTTTGAAATCACTGAGCTTAGTATTGGTGTTTGTTTAGTAATTGGTGCTATGTTTGGAGCATATTTTTCTACATTTTTTAACAAAAAATATAGTTTTGGATGCACATCTCAAATAACATTTAACAAACTAAAATATAATATTATTGGTGGTTCACTTATGGGAGTTGGTGGAATCATGGCTATTGGATGTACTGTTGGACAAGGTTTAAGTGGAGTTTCAACACTTCTATTTAGTTCATTTTTGGCAATAATATCTATTGGAGTATCTGGATATATAACTGGAAAAATCCTACATAAAAAAGATAGACTTCCTATGTGTTTCTTATTTGAATGGGATGATGAGAAGAAAAACAAACCTATAAACTATGAGATTTAAATCTCATAGTATTTTTTTAATGATGTAGATGATACTCTACTGTATATCCTCTCATTCTTGGAGGAGTATCAAGTTTACTTTCAACACTATCAAACTTATCTTCAAAATTTAGATTTTCATTTGTTTCATCAATACTTTCGTCATCTTCATCTTTGTTTTTAGTTTCAAAACCTGTTGCAATAATTGTAATTTTTACTTGATCTGGTTCAAAAGTATCATCATAAGTTATACCTTGAATAATCTTTGCATATTTATCAACTCTTGAACCAATAGTTGTTAAAATATCAGTTACTTCTAAAAGTCCAATATCTGGGCTAATTGTTAAGTGAACTAAAGCACCTTTTGCACCATCAAGAGGAAGTTTTTCTAACAATGGAGAGTTTATAGCATTATCAAGTGCTCTTCTTACAGCATGCTCACCCTTTGCTTTTCCAATTCCCATAAGTGCAATACCTTTGTACTTCATAATTGTTTTAACATCTGCAAAATCGGCATTTTGATCACTTCCACTACCTGGATTTAAAATAACTTGACTCATACCATTTACAGCTTGATATAAAATATTATCAACAATTTTATAAGCATTTTTTAGTGTTATTTTTTCATCAACTGTTTCAATTAGTTTATCATTTGATATTACAATTAAAGAGTCACTTACTTTTTTAAGCTCATCTAAACCTGTATTTGCAAGCCCAGCTTTAAAAATACCTTCATGAGCAAAAGGTTTTGTAACAACCGAAACTGTTAAAGCTCCAACCTCTTTTGCTGCTTTTGCAACAATTGGAGCAGCACCTGTTCCAGTACCTCCTCCAAGTCCTGCTGCAATAAATACAATATCAGCTCCAGCTAAAGCAGTTTTAATCTCCTCATAACTCTCCAAAGCAGCATCTCTTCCAACCTCAGGATCCATTCCAGCACCAAAACCTTTAGTTAAATTTGGTCCAAGTTCAATTTTTATTGGAGCTTTTGATACATGAAGTGCTTTTAAATCAGTATTTGCAACAATTAAATCCACCATATGAATTCCCTCTTCAATAGTGTGATTTACCATATTACAACCACCACCACCAACTCCAATTACTGCAATTTTTGGTAAATTTGTAGATAGTGCTCTTGTTGGTGATTTTTCTCTA
Protein-coding regions in this window:
- the ftsZ gene encoding cell division protein FtsZ, with the translated sequence MDDIIVREKSPTRALSTNLPKIAVIGVGGGGCNMVNHTIEEGIHMVDLIVANTDLKALHVSKAPIKIELGPNLTKGFGAGMDPEVGRDAALESYEEIKTALAGADIVFIAAGLGGGTGTGAAPIVAKAAKEVGALTVSVVTKPFAHEGIFKAGLANTGLDELKKVSDSLIVISNDKLIETVDEKITLKNAYKIVDNILYQAVNGMSQVILNPGSGSDQNADFADVKTIMKYKGIALMGIGKAKGEHAVRRALDNAINSPLLEKLPLDGAKGALVHLTISPDIGLLEVTDILTTIGSRVDKYAKIIQGITYDDTFEPDQVKITIIATGFETKNKDEDDESIDETNENLNFEDKFDSVESKLDTPPRMRGYTVEYHLHH
- the xseB gene encoding exodeoxyribonuclease VII small subunit is translated as MEQKKEALNFEEKIIKAKEILEQLTKNDITLNDSIKLYNEGLKELELAQKLLEEAKLVFTVKNSN
- a CDS encoding type IV secretory system conjugative DNA transfer family protein; amino-acid sequence: MKILLSIIAIMFLMIAILFFGLYHQFGSINNIPNFETILYLLKSQHPKYPDSIMILTVYIIATIFLPILFIVSLFKYKHNNEYGYARYATFDDIKKFKLNSKSGIILGQRGTRLLRSQEPLSTLCVAPPGTGKSAGFTIPNALAYEQSLFVLDIKGEISEKTAAYRSNFSKIIIFDPANKENKTGFNPFDKSIIKNFDQNEINQHVLQIAELIFQNSKVSNSDMSHWYLESKNLFVFIAIYLIFISQKSNTLISIPGIRSFALSSQNLKEHIFEILEENQDLPQLARELGNALIQKAEKEFSGLFSTFQTKLLVFQDDYVAKSFSFNSFTPEQFREENISFYFKIKEIDAERLAPLVRLTLDFFVKTLLKKEKKKDDLNILFLLDEFPRFGSIPILLKLPAIGRSYGLLAMFFFQSNGQIAEIYQRHGMEELDATTAYKIILTQNEAQTAKSFSDSIGNTTRLIKKGTSKSKNNDFFSSNSGSSSSNENLEGVPLIRTDELLSLPFGEIIVLVQGFRNIPIKAKTPFWFKNPQMLEAVEKI
- the carB gene encoding carbamoyl-phosphate synthase large subunit yields the protein MPKREDIKNILLIGSGPIVIGQACEFDYSGTQATKTLKELGYRVVLVNSNPATIMTDPEFADKTYIEPITEEVVLNIIKKEKIDAILPTMGGQTALNVATSMYSKGLLEGIQFLGVHPEAIKKGEDRHLFTESMKKIGLDLPRSENAYNLEEAMRLAKEIGFPVISRASFTLAGAGSGVAYNMEEFKVLAQAGLDASPINEIEILESVLGWKEYEMEIIRDTNDNCIVVCSIENLDPMGVHTGDSITIAPALTLTDKEYAKMREASFAILREVGVNSGGSNVQFSMCPKTGRMLVIEMNPRVSRSSALASKATGYPIAKVSTLLAVGFTLDEIENDMTGTLACFEPSVDYIVTKVPRFTFEKFPKANSTLTTSMKSVGEVMAIGRTFNESILKAMCSLETGLCGFDTVSTDLELIKKEIRRPNDKRLLYLMDGMRQGLTNEDIFELSKIDPWFLAKFRELYNLEKEIASSDILNNEELLRRAKSNGFSDKFIASLIGKTEEDVYQARKKFDIDFEYNEVDTCAGEFKALNQYLYSTTNITKLPKKDAIKSKDKKVMIIGGGPNRIGQGIEFDYCCVHASFALAEMGVKTIMYNCNPETVSTDYDTSDVLYFEPIDFEHVRSVVEKEQPDGVIVHFGGQTPLKLAQALTKAGAKIIGTTADVIDLAEDRKKFSAFVEKIGLLQPENGTAVKIDEAIQIAEKIGYPVLVRPSFVLGGRGMKIVYSTDELKQYMDEAVSVSNDAPVLIDKFLDRAIELDVDCISDGKEVYIGGIMQHIEEAGIHSGDSACSLPPISISDDLIKQLESKTKEMALGLGVVGLMNTQYAIHKGQIYLIEVNPRASRTVPFVSKATGIPLAKVATRVMWGESLRDALKVYDREIVYEDNKVLKPKLKDHVAVKESVFPFNKLTGADLLLSPEMKSTGEVMGIADNFAMAFAKSQNAAKNSLPKSGKVFISLCDLDKEFASKIASSLVDSGFTICATGGTEKIISEAGIACEKVLKVSEGRPNITDLLTNGDIAMAINTSGEQESSKDDGKEIRRAVLRMNVPYFTTVAAANAATDAIKELKTKDVSTPKSIQEFLNY
- a CDS encoding Sua5 YciO YrdC YwlC family protein, whose product is MDSRLLYLVQTDTTVGFSSLDDERLNVIKNRDKNQKILKTLDSFERLKEFTRVPKNHRKMVRNSSKTTFIYPNLKSFRVVSCESSFYDFIKKFKTLSSTSANKTKQSFDYKYAKEYADVEVINKIGFFETNASKIYKLSKSRLKKIR
- a CDS encoding YeeE/YedE family protein, with product MFDLEIYELIFIGMFVVAFIFGFIAQQKQFCFSGSIKDYLQIKSTKRASSVVMAMIVAIISTQLFVYFYDIDLSSSSYFKNNINYFAIIIGGALFGAGMMIADGCSSRSIVKFAQGDTNALITLLFIAIFAFASTRGVLAQGVNSVINNEFLISISSYITNFQLNIYFVLIVLFAILLFLTKKIKRAISLYDGMIIGLLVGVSWFLTGYLALEDFENTIQVQAISFVYPSAKTLEFFTFFEITELSIGVCLVIGAMFGAYFSTFFNKKYSFGCTSQITFNKLKYNIIGGSLMGVGGIMAIGCTVGQGLSGVSTLLFSSFLAIISIGVSGYITGKILHKKDRLPMCFLFEWDDEKKNKPINYEI
- the metX gene encoding homoserine O-acetyltransferase MetX, translating into MKIETKTQKFNEPLYLESGRLLEEFEIIYETYGTLNEDRSNVIVICHALSGSHHAAGRYENEAKAGWWDKFIGDGKTIDTEKYFVICSNNIGSSYGSTSPLSINPSTKKEYRLKFPVLTISDIVNAQMRLYKHLGIKNAIAVIGGSMGGMQTLCYSIEHPNFAKHYIALACTAYTRPWAVALNKIAIEAIRHDPSFLNGNYDKDDLKARGLVGLAVGRMAGLIAYLSPALFNKKFGRDYVSTDGLYELFGRFEIERYLEHNSYSFPKFFDPLSYLYICKTINIFDAGRNKDKLEDSFSKIEGKLHLISFKDDMLFFPSEMKEIEDIMIKIGKKDQVTYLEVDSSSGHDSFLVEVDKFEEHIKDILKD